One part of the Ursus arctos isolate Adak ecotype North America unplaced genomic scaffold, UrsArc2.0 scaffold_14, whole genome shotgun sequence genome encodes these proteins:
- the LOC123000187 gene encoding zinc finger protein 77-like isoform X3, with protein MLETCRNLASLVCPSQDKRSAPRPQWSVLQNELPSEEKTGLFARNDSCSVFGENGKFHSSGDQTQTQEGHLRSHWAERVWESNEGNQCRETVNQTTGLTVLEDCPAGEKSCECAKCREAFRDGSFPENPGTSQQWCHKPSPCAECGPACSCVSSHSPHVDIDLVGKPYEHQDTGRASKTDLKSFGSKKPLECRKCGKAFSRTSSFQGHVWGHCGQSVHECDVCGKAFPYNSNLTRHVRTHSGERPYKCRECGKVFGSTSSLQRHVRTHNGERPYKCQHCGKAFIRQYTLAIHTVRRHTQGGHLECKECGETFRKHRPFERHMATHNVLKPYECKECGRAFRFQRGLQDHMRTHTGERPFKCQQCGKSFKSSANLRAHVRTHSAERRCKCQQCGKAFTSTGNLQAHMRTHGGERPCKCQQCGKAFTCTASLRVHMKTHARRRPYECQHCGKAFSSPSHLEEHMRTHTGERPFKCMECGKAFSRSQCFQDHLKTHITSQPYECKECGRAYKFSSSLRVHMKKHAGERPSLVAAPFKNT; from the exons ATGCTGGAGACCTGCAGGAACCTGGCCTCCCTGG TTTGTCCCAGTCAGGATAAAAGGAGCGCACCAAGGCCTCAGTGGAGTGTTTTGCAGAATGAGCTACCCAGTGAAGAGAAAACAGGCCTATTTGCAAGAAATGATTCGTGTTCTGTTtttggagaaaatgggaaatttcATAGCAGCGGAGATCAGACCCAGACCCAGGAAGGGCATTTGAG AAGTCATTGGGCGGAGCGTGTGTGGGAGAGCAATGAAGGTAATCAGTGCAGAGAAACCGTAAACCAGACTACAGGTCTTACTGTGCTTGAGGATTGTCCTGCTGGAGAGAAATCCTGTGAATGCGCTAAGTGTAGGGAAGCCTTCAGAGATGGTTCTTTCCCTGAGAATCCAGGAACATCTCAGCAGTGGTGTCACAAACCTAGTCCCTGTGCGGAATGTGGGCCGGCCTGCAGCTGTGTCTCGAGCCACAGCCCTCATGTTGACATAGACCTTGTCGGAAAACCCTACGAACACCAGGACACTGGGAGAGCGTCAAAGACAGACTTGAAGAGTTTCGGTAGTAAAAAACCTTTAGAGTGCAGGAaatgtgggaaagctttcagtcGCACCTCATCCTTTCAGGGTCATGTGTGGGGTCACTGTGGACAGAGTGTCCATGAGTGTGACGTGTGTGGGAAAGCCTTTCCCTATAATTCCAATCTTACACGTCATGTGAGAACTCACAGTGGGGAGAGACCATATAAATGTAGGGAGTGTGGGAAAGTCTTTGGGTCTACTTCAAGCCTGCAAAGACATGTGAGGACACACAATGGGGAGAGACCCTATAAATGTCAGcactgtgggaaagccttcattCGTCAATACACCCTTGCAATACATACTGTGAGAAGGCACACACAGGGTGGACACTTGGAATGTAAGGAGTGTGGTGAAACTTTCAGAAAGCATCGACCTTTTGAACGTCACATGGCCACACACAATGTCCTgaagccctatgaatgtaaggaGTGTGGCAGAGCCTTCAGGTTTCAGAGAGGCCTACAAGACCATATGAGGACACACACTGGGGAAAGACCCTTTAAATGTCAGCAGTGTGGGAAGTCCTTTAAGTCTTCTGCAAACCTGCGAGCACATGTGAGGACACACAGTGCAGAACGACGGTGTAAATGTCAgcagtgtgggaaagccttcaccTCTACTGGAAACCTACAAGCCCATATGAGGACGCATGGTGGAGAAAGACCCTGTAAGTGTCAgcagtgtgggaaagcctttaccTGTACTGCATCCTTGCGAGTACATATGAAGACACACGCTAGAAGGAGACCGTATGAATGTCAGCACTGTGGCAAAGCCTTCAGCAGTCCATCACACCTGGAAGAACACATGCGGACACACACTGGCGAGAGACCTTTTAAGTGTATGGAgtgtgggaaagctttcagtcGTTCTCAGTGTTTTCAAGATCATTTGAAAACGCACATCACAAGTcaaccctatgaatgtaaggagTGTGGGAGAGCGTACAAGTTTTCCTCATCCCTTCGAGTGCATATGAAGAAACACGCCGGGGAGAGACCTTCACTAGTCGCCGCTCCCTTCAAGAACACGTGA
- the LOC123000187 gene encoding zinc finger protein 77-like isoform X2, which yields MEAVVFADVAVDFTPEEWALLDGGQRRLYRDVMLETCRNLASLVCPSQDKRSAPRPQWSVLQNELPSEEKTGLFARNDSCSVFGENGKFHSSGDQTQTQEGHLRSHWAERVWESNEGNQCRETVNQTTGLTVLEDCPAGEKSCECAKCREAFRDGSFPENPGTSQQWCHKPSPCAECGPACSCVSSHSPHVDIDLVGKPYEHQDTGRASKTDLKSFGSKKPLECRKCGKAFSRTSSFQGHVWGHCGQSVHECDVCGKAFPYNSNLTRHVRTHSGERPYKCRECGKVFGSTSSLQRHVRTHNGERPYKCQHCGKAFIRQYTLAIHTVRRHTQGGHLECKECGETFRKHRPFERHMATHNVLKPYECKECGRAFRFQRGLQDHMRTHTGERPFKCQQCGKSFKSSANLRAHVRTHSAERRCKCQQCGKAFTSTGNLQAHMRTHGGERPCKCQQCGKAFTCTASLRVHMKTHARRRPYECQHCGKAFSSPSHLEEHMRTHTGERPFKCMECGKAFSRSQCFQDHLKTHITSQPYECKECGRAYKFSSSLRVHMKKHAGERPSLVAAPFKNT from the exons GAGGCGGTGGTCTTTGCGGACGTGGCGGTGGACTTCACCCCGGAGGAGTGGGCTTTGCTGGACGGGGGTCAGAGGAGGCTCTACAGAGACGTAATGCTGGAGACCTGCAGGAACCTGGCCTCCCTGG TTTGTCCCAGTCAGGATAAAAGGAGCGCACCAAGGCCTCAGTGGAGTGTTTTGCAGAATGAGCTACCCAGTGAAGAGAAAACAGGCCTATTTGCAAGAAATGATTCGTGTTCTGTTtttggagaaaatgggaaatttcATAGCAGCGGAGATCAGACCCAGACCCAGGAAGGGCATTTGAG AAGTCATTGGGCGGAGCGTGTGTGGGAGAGCAATGAAGGTAATCAGTGCAGAGAAACCGTAAACCAGACTACAGGTCTTACTGTGCTTGAGGATTGTCCTGCTGGAGAGAAATCCTGTGAATGCGCTAAGTGTAGGGAAGCCTTCAGAGATGGTTCTTTCCCTGAGAATCCAGGAACATCTCAGCAGTGGTGTCACAAACCTAGTCCCTGTGCGGAATGTGGGCCGGCCTGCAGCTGTGTCTCGAGCCACAGCCCTCATGTTGACATAGACCTTGTCGGAAAACCCTACGAACACCAGGACACTGGGAGAGCGTCAAAGACAGACTTGAAGAGTTTCGGTAGTAAAAAACCTTTAGAGTGCAGGAaatgtgggaaagctttcagtcGCACCTCATCCTTTCAGGGTCATGTGTGGGGTCACTGTGGACAGAGTGTCCATGAGTGTGACGTGTGTGGGAAAGCCTTTCCCTATAATTCCAATCTTACACGTCATGTGAGAACTCACAGTGGGGAGAGACCATATAAATGTAGGGAGTGTGGGAAAGTCTTTGGGTCTACTTCAAGCCTGCAAAGACATGTGAGGACACACAATGGGGAGAGACCCTATAAATGTCAGcactgtgggaaagccttcattCGTCAATACACCCTTGCAATACATACTGTGAGAAGGCACACACAGGGTGGACACTTGGAATGTAAGGAGTGTGGTGAAACTTTCAGAAAGCATCGACCTTTTGAACGTCACATGGCCACACACAATGTCCTgaagccctatgaatgtaaggaGTGTGGCAGAGCCTTCAGGTTTCAGAGAGGCCTACAAGACCATATGAGGACACACACTGGGGAAAGACCCTTTAAATGTCAGCAGTGTGGGAAGTCCTTTAAGTCTTCTGCAAACCTGCGAGCACATGTGAGGACACACAGTGCAGAACGACGGTGTAAATGTCAgcagtgtgggaaagccttcaccTCTACTGGAAACCTACAAGCCCATATGAGGACGCATGGTGGAGAAAGACCCTGTAAGTGTCAgcagtgtgggaaagcctttaccTGTACTGCATCCTTGCGAGTACATATGAAGACACACGCTAGAAGGAGACCGTATGAATGTCAGCACTGTGGCAAAGCCTTCAGCAGTCCATCACACCTGGAAGAACACATGCGGACACACACTGGCGAGAGACCTTTTAAGTGTATGGAgtgtgggaaagctttcagtcGTTCTCAGTGTTTTCAAGATCATTTGAAAACGCACATCACAAGTcaaccctatgaatgtaaggagTGTGGGAGAGCGTACAAGTTTTCCTCATCCCTTCGAGTGCATATGAAGAAACACGCCGGGGAGAGACCTTCACTAGTCGCCGCTCCCTTCAAGAACACGTGA
- the LOC123000187 gene encoding zinc finger protein 77-like isoform X1 — protein MFQEAVVFADVAVDFTPEEWALLDGGQRRLYRDVMLETCRNLASLVCPSQDKRSAPRPQWSVLQNELPSEEKTGLFARNDSCSVFGENGKFHSSGDQTQTQEGHLRSHWAERVWESNEGNQCRETVNQTTGLTVLEDCPAGEKSCECAKCREAFRDGSFPENPGTSQQWCHKPSPCAECGPACSCVSSHSPHVDIDLVGKPYEHQDTGRASKTDLKSFGSKKPLECRKCGKAFSRTSSFQGHVWGHCGQSVHECDVCGKAFPYNSNLTRHVRTHSGERPYKCRECGKVFGSTSSLQRHVRTHNGERPYKCQHCGKAFIRQYTLAIHTVRRHTQGGHLECKECGETFRKHRPFERHMATHNVLKPYECKECGRAFRFQRGLQDHMRTHTGERPFKCQQCGKSFKSSANLRAHVRTHSAERRCKCQQCGKAFTSTGNLQAHMRTHGGERPCKCQQCGKAFTCTASLRVHMKTHARRRPYECQHCGKAFSSPSHLEEHMRTHTGERPFKCMECGKAFSRSQCFQDHLKTHITSQPYECKECGRAYKFSSSLRVHMKKHAGERPSLVAAPFKNT, from the exons ATGTTTCAGGAGGCGGTGGTCTTTGCGGACGTGGCGGTGGACTTCACCCCGGAGGAGTGGGCTTTGCTGGACGGGGGTCAGAGGAGGCTCTACAGAGACGTAATGCTGGAGACCTGCAGGAACCTGGCCTCCCTGG TTTGTCCCAGTCAGGATAAAAGGAGCGCACCAAGGCCTCAGTGGAGTGTTTTGCAGAATGAGCTACCCAGTGAAGAGAAAACAGGCCTATTTGCAAGAAATGATTCGTGTTCTGTTtttggagaaaatgggaaatttcATAGCAGCGGAGATCAGACCCAGACCCAGGAAGGGCATTTGAG AAGTCATTGGGCGGAGCGTGTGTGGGAGAGCAATGAAGGTAATCAGTGCAGAGAAACCGTAAACCAGACTACAGGTCTTACTGTGCTTGAGGATTGTCCTGCTGGAGAGAAATCCTGTGAATGCGCTAAGTGTAGGGAAGCCTTCAGAGATGGTTCTTTCCCTGAGAATCCAGGAACATCTCAGCAGTGGTGTCACAAACCTAGTCCCTGTGCGGAATGTGGGCCGGCCTGCAGCTGTGTCTCGAGCCACAGCCCTCATGTTGACATAGACCTTGTCGGAAAACCCTACGAACACCAGGACACTGGGAGAGCGTCAAAGACAGACTTGAAGAGTTTCGGTAGTAAAAAACCTTTAGAGTGCAGGAaatgtgggaaagctttcagtcGCACCTCATCCTTTCAGGGTCATGTGTGGGGTCACTGTGGACAGAGTGTCCATGAGTGTGACGTGTGTGGGAAAGCCTTTCCCTATAATTCCAATCTTACACGTCATGTGAGAACTCACAGTGGGGAGAGACCATATAAATGTAGGGAGTGTGGGAAAGTCTTTGGGTCTACTTCAAGCCTGCAAAGACATGTGAGGACACACAATGGGGAGAGACCCTATAAATGTCAGcactgtgggaaagccttcattCGTCAATACACCCTTGCAATACATACTGTGAGAAGGCACACACAGGGTGGACACTTGGAATGTAAGGAGTGTGGTGAAACTTTCAGAAAGCATCGACCTTTTGAACGTCACATGGCCACACACAATGTCCTgaagccctatgaatgtaaggaGTGTGGCAGAGCCTTCAGGTTTCAGAGAGGCCTACAAGACCATATGAGGACACACACTGGGGAAAGACCCTTTAAATGTCAGCAGTGTGGGAAGTCCTTTAAGTCTTCTGCAAACCTGCGAGCACATGTGAGGACACACAGTGCAGAACGACGGTGTAAATGTCAgcagtgtgggaaagccttcaccTCTACTGGAAACCTACAAGCCCATATGAGGACGCATGGTGGAGAAAGACCCTGTAAGTGTCAgcagtgtgggaaagcctttaccTGTACTGCATCCTTGCGAGTACATATGAAGACACACGCTAGAAGGAGACCGTATGAATGTCAGCACTGTGGCAAAGCCTTCAGCAGTCCATCACACCTGGAAGAACACATGCGGACACACACTGGCGAGAGACCTTTTAAGTGTATGGAgtgtgggaaagctttcagtcGTTCTCAGTGTTTTCAAGATCATTTGAAAACGCACATCACAAGTcaaccctatgaatgtaaggagTGTGGGAGAGCGTACAAGTTTTCCTCATCCCTTCGAGTGCATATGAAGAAACACGCCGGGGAGAGACCTTCACTAGTCGCCGCTCCCTTCAAGAACACGTGA